One segment of Euwallacea fornicatus isolate EFF26 chromosome 23, ASM4011564v1, whole genome shotgun sequence DNA contains the following:
- the LOC136346436 gene encoding uncharacterized protein isoform X1: MSCDMIGNENGNLEKPVEKERVSKTIVKDVVLEIVANALGITDDKAMTKIPADQFKRAPVKEKSLARIRGTGDQRSKDTLEAQELVIHDARARKKNRLPDLARNSKQVFAKMIACENKADPRKEKKNRKKLFELTYLTCIKNELFKSKYKEHPEEVSLSKENRNENITTRHPSEKPMVDLNLDTTKEDLVERKRMTFPRATGSRTKTAFMAKCRTLKKEAINFNKKKWDVGGRIINFFRKKEDSHNGEGSKRQQTVKFRDMEESGDKYEGQ, from the exons ATGTCCTGTGATATGATAGGtaatgaaaatggaaatttagaGAAACCGGTAGAAAAAGAAAGAGTCTCAAAAACTATAGTGAAAGATGTAGTCCTGGAAATTGTGGCTAACGCTTTGGGTATTACCGACGACAAGGCTATGACTAAAATTCCCGCAGATCAATTTAAAAGAGCTCCTGTGAAGGAAAAATCTTTAGCTCGTATAAGAG GCACTGGAGATCAAAGAAGTAAAGACACCCTCGAAGCTCAAGAACTAGTTATCCATGATGCCAGAGCGAGGAAGAAAAACCGACTTCCAGACTTAGCCAGAAACtctaaacaagtttttgcTAAAATGATCGCATGTGAGAACAAAGCCGACCCAcgtaaagaaaagaaaaatcggaaaaaactATTCGAG CTAACCTATCTAACTTGTATTAAGAATGAGctttttaaaagcaaataCAAAGAGCATCCAGAGGAAGTTTCGTTAAGTAAAGAAAACAGGAATGAAAACATAACGACGAGGCATCCATCTGAAAAACCAATGGTTGACTTGAATTTGGATACCACGAAAGAAGACTTGGTGGAGAGGAAAAGGATGACTTTCCCAAGAGCCACTGGATCAAGAACGAAAACAGCCTTTATGGCTAAATGCAGAACCCTAAAAAAAGAGGccataaatttcaacaagaaaaaatgggaTGTAGGTGGCAGAATCATAAATTTCTTCAGAAAAAAGGAAGACAGTCATAATGGAGAAGGGTCAAAGAGGCAGCAAACTGTCAAGTTTAGAGATATGGAGGAAAGTGGAGATAAATATGAGGGACAGTGA
- the LOC136346436 gene encoding uncharacterized protein isoform X2 gives MSCDMIGNENGNLEKPVEKERVSKTIVKDVVLEIVANALGITDDKAMTKIPADQFKRAPVKEKSLARIRGTGDQRSKDTLEAQELVIHDARARKKNRLPDLARNSKQVFAKMIACENKADPRKEKKNRKKLFENELFKSKYKEHPEEVSLSKENRNENITTRHPSEKPMVDLNLDTTKEDLVERKRMTFPRATGSRTKTAFMAKCRTLKKEAINFNKKKWDVGGRIINFFRKKEDSHNGEGSKRQQTVKFRDMEESGDKYEGQ, from the exons ATGTCCTGTGATATGATAGGtaatgaaaatggaaatttagaGAAACCGGTAGAAAAAGAAAGAGTCTCAAAAACTATAGTGAAAGATGTAGTCCTGGAAATTGTGGCTAACGCTTTGGGTATTACCGACGACAAGGCTATGACTAAAATTCCCGCAGATCAATTTAAAAGAGCTCCTGTGAAGGAAAAATCTTTAGCTCGTATAAGAG GCACTGGAGATCAAAGAAGTAAAGACACCCTCGAAGCTCAAGAACTAGTTATCCATGATGCCAGAGCGAGGAAGAAAAACCGACTTCCAGACTTAGCCAGAAACtctaaacaagtttttgcTAAAATGATCGCATGTGAGAACAAAGCCGACCCAcgtaaagaaaagaaaaatcggaaaaaactATTCGAG AATGAGctttttaaaagcaaataCAAAGAGCATCCAGAGGAAGTTTCGTTAAGTAAAGAAAACAGGAATGAAAACATAACGACGAGGCATCCATCTGAAAAACCAATGGTTGACTTGAATTTGGATACCACGAAAGAAGACTTGGTGGAGAGGAAAAGGATGACTTTCCCAAGAGCCACTGGATCAAGAACGAAAACAGCCTTTATGGCTAAATGCAGAACCCTAAAAAAAGAGGccataaatttcaacaagaaaaaatgggaTGTAGGTGGCAGAATCATAAATTTCTTCAGAAAAAAGGAAGACAGTCATAATGGAGAAGGGTCAAAGAGGCAGCAAACTGTCAAGTTTAGAGATATGGAGGAAAGTGGAGATAAATATGAGGGACAGTGA
- the LOC136346406 gene encoding dynein regulatory complex protein 10-like, translating into MASQKIIEKYMKKIPKPFNSIIENGDKSDYFQGLNIPKPEILSPMDMELRLQADRVMFSINKTVSILSVLAYLPYFLDNQARILKENFASTEISFIFHVLKFYESKDELKESKIGSPDVLERSVDMVNRINIGKTKHRSEDDKIIDGNLMQMINMIFTNKCIRQEINNAPSQMTIPYIVDFIRHFEELKEMARIKLYVTGTEEEAREKRLRQAYKSNIMLTAAIQDLEQQLYIQREQLGNELNKKMEIIDRYNKKIKRIKEDFQMNIEKNIHESEKKMMQECLESEEKQASLNVEAENITKQYQKLLEDDLDEEKQLRAKTMKTQIQLHNWLTKYDQEIGDKQEEFETLKAEYDTEKAAMDELQKKMDDQEHLYNTLMAEKEAEEERLFREMAYKMLINRSARIIQKAWKAYRERKKARKRGKKGKRGKVGRKSKG; encoded by the exons ATGGCTTCGCAAAAAATCATAGAAaaatacatgaaaaaaatCCCCAAACCTTTTAACTCTATAATAGAAAACGGGGACAAATCTGACTACTTCCAAGGGCTCAACATCCCTAAACCCGAAATTTTATCCCCTATGGACATGGAGCTCAGGCTCCAGGCTGATAGAGTCATGTTCTCCATTAATAAAACAGTCTCAATACTGAGTGTGCTG GCCTATTTACCCTACTTCTTAGACAATCAAGCTCGAATTCTCAAGGAGAATTTCGCCTCCACCGAAATATCCTTCATTTTCCACGTGCTGAAGTTCTACGAGTCAAAGGATGAACTCAAAGAGTCCAAAATTGGCAGTCCAGATGTTTTGGAGAGGTCCGTTGACATGGTCAACAGAATAAATATTGGGAAAACT AAACACCGAAGTGAAGATGATAAGATCATCGATggaaatttaatgcaaatgaTCAATATGATTTTTACCAATAAATGCATTCGTCAGGAGATAAACAACGCACCAAGCCAAATGACTATTCCTTATATTGTGGATTTTATCAGGCACTTTGAAGAACTGAAGGAAATGGCAAGGATCAAGCTGTATGTTACTGGTACCGAAGAGGAAGCACGGGAAAAAAGATTAAGACAGGCCTATAAATCAAATATCATGTTAACTGCAGCAATACAAG ATCTTGAGCAACAACTTTATATTCAACGTGAACAACTTGGGAACgagttgaacaaaaaaatggaaataatcgATAGATACAACAAGAAAATTAAGAGAATCAAGGAAGACTTTCAAATGAACATTGAGAAGAATAT acACGAATCTGAGAAGAAGATGATGCAAGAATGTCTGGAAAGCGAAGAGAAACAAGCAAGTTTAAATGTTGAAGCTGAAAATATCACCAAGCAATACCAGAAACTTTTGGAAGACGATTTGGACGAGGAGAAACAACTGAGAGCTAAAACCATGAAGACCCAGATCCAGCTGCATAACTGGCTTACCAAGTATGATCAGGAAATTGGAGATAAACAGGAAGAATTTGAGACTCTTAAAGCAGA GTATGACACTGAGAAGGCTGCAATGGATGAATTACAGAAGAAAATGGATGATCAAGAGCACTTATATAATACTTTGATGGCTGAAAAAGAAGCCGAAGAAGAGAGGCTTTTCCGAGAGATGGCctataaaatgttaataaatcgATCTGCCAGGATCATTCAGAAAGCTTGGAAAGCCTATAGGGAGCGAAAAAAGGCTAGAAAAAGAGGGAAAAAGG GTAAAAGGGGGAAGGTCGGTAGGAAGTCCAAGGGATGA
- the LOC136346405 gene encoding trehalase-like codes for MNKLCRSYFFLPLLFSAVFSARIKRDVAVTDPKQSCDSKVYCQGLLLDVVQKARLYNDSKTFVDMNQVNDEDVTLQNFDNLLAATNNNPTKEDIQNFVNENFNDNGELENWTPTDSNSNPEFLDRIKSKEVRQFAADVVQIWPTLGRKIVDSVFENPNRHSLIAVPNGFIIPGGRFREFYYWDTYWIIEGLIISDMMDTAKGMLQNFLSIVDKYGFIPNGGRVYYLNRSQPPLLTLMVGLLYDKTGDVAWILEIVDILDTELTYWVQNKTLDVTINQKTYKMAHYISDSVTPRPESYVEDVTTCSYFETEEQMEHCYQGLKSGAESGWDFSSRWFFDEDGGVKTNLTHIDTQRVIPVDLNSFLYAAFNRLSSFYKLTGNLKKSLKWKYYASAWKIAIHEVLYDEEDGIWYDFDTVLSKPRKMFFPSNFSPLWANAYNLNDREHYGRRAANYFKAMGIEQYRGGIPTSLDDNNEQWDLPNAWPPLQEIVILGLWNTGNRKAKDIAKKSAERWIEANMVGFQEQKAMFEKYDATRVGQYGGGGEYAVQTGFGWTNGVALNLINKFFTQKTPYVNNHIEE; via the exons ATGAACAAACTATGTCGTTCGTATTTCTTCCTGCCGCTACTGTTTTCCGCAGTATTCTCGGCGAGGATCAAAAGAGATGTTGCCGTCACTGACCCTAAGCAATCTTGCGACAGCAAAGTGTACTGTCAAGGGCTCTTACTGGACGTAGTCCAAAAGGCAAGACTGTACAACGATTCCAAAACATTCGTGGATATGAACCAAGTCAACGATGAAGATGTGACTTTGCAGAATTTTGATAATCTGCTTGCGGCCACCAATAATAACCCTACAAAAGAGGACATTCAGAATTTTGTCAATGAGAATTTTAACGATAATGGAGAGTTGGAAAATTGGACGCCGACGGATAGCAATTCAAATCCAGAATTTCTAGACAGAATCAAGTCCAAGGAAGTCAGACAATTTGCTGCGGACGTCGTACAAATTTGGCCAACTCTAGGGAGGAAAATTGTAGATTCGGTCTTCGAAAATCCCAATAGACACTCCCTTATTGCAGTTCCTAACGGATTTATCATCCCTGGAGGGCGATTCAGGGAATTTTACTACTGGGACACTTATTGGATCATTGAAGGTCTGATCATAAGTGACATGATGGACACTGCTAAAGGGATGTTGCAGAATTTCTTGAGCATCGTCGATAAATACGGCTTTATTCCCAATGGGGGAAGAGTGTACTACTTGAACAG GTCTCAACCGCCCCTTTTGACACTCATGGTTGGACTTTTGTACGACAAAACCGGTGATGTGGCCTGGATTCTGGAAATCGTTGATATACTGGATACAGAGCTGACATATTGGGTGCAAAACAAGACTCTAGATGTTACAATTAATCAGAAGACCTATAAAATGGCTCATTACATCTCCGACAGCGTCACGCCAAGGCCCGAGTCTTATGTGGAGGACGTGACAACTTGTTCATATTTCGAGACCGAAGAACAAATG GAGCATTGCTACCAAGGCCTGAAAAGCGGGGCTGAAAGCGGGTGGGATTTCTCAAGCCGATGGTTTTTTGATGAAGACGGAGGAGTCAAGACTAATCTCACTCATATTGATACTCAAAGAGTGATTCCAGTTGATCTTAATTCATTTCTGTATGCCGCATTCAATCGCTTATCCAG CTTTTACAAGCTCACTGGGAACcttaaaaaatctctaaaatggaaatattacgCTAGCGCATGGAAAATTGCTATCCATGAGGTGCTTTATGACGAAGAAGATGgaatttggtacgattttgATACG GTGCTTTCCAAACCtagaaaaatgttctttcCCAGTAACTTCTCCCCTTTATGGGCAAACGCTTACAACCTAAACGACAGAGAGCATTATGGAAGGAGAGCAGCTAACTATTTCAAAGCTATGGGAATTGAACAATATCGAGGCGGGATTCCTACTTCTCTAGACGACAATAATGAGCAATGGGATTTGCCTAATGCCTGGCCCCCTCTTCAAGAAATCGTAATTTTGG GGTTGTGGAATACTGGAAATCGCAAGGCCAAAGATATTGCTAAAAAATCTGCTGAAAGATGGATTGAAGCCAACATGGTGGGTTTCCAAGAGCAAAAAGCCATGTTCGAAAAATACGATGCGACTAGAGTTGGACAATATGGAGGTGGTGGGGAATACGCAGTACAAACGGGTTTCGGATGGACTAATGGGGTCGccctaaatttaattaataaattcttcACCCAAAAAACTCCCTACGTCAATAATCACATAGAAGAATAA
- the LOC136346428 gene encoding digestive cysteine proteinase 1-like gives MKSLVILVISLTCVALASLQERQEVFQTFKNQHAKTYASSEEEALRFKIFQENLQIIENHNRLFEAGLATYQMGVTTFADYSKEEFQALLKRQSKGKPLYHKTKSFQPPLNQGDLPTAVDWRDVGAVSRVKNQGSCGSCWAFSVTGTLESFYYLSYKEKVEFSEQQLIDCDKSNNACNGGDESPAMEYFMKNGIETEETYPYVGKKEVCKYKKSDVKAALENYIAIDAGDEYTLLMVTGQLGPTSIALDASELQHYTSGIFTGTTCSQISTNHAVLTVGYDHDKATDMDYWIVKNSWGENWGESGYFRIRRGTNECAIAMDSVYPSFVLQPNGTIEEN, from the exons ATGAAGTCTCTAGTAATATTGGTAATAAGCCTTACTTGTGTGGCATTAGCCTCCTTACAGGAACGTCAAGAAGTTTTTCAAACCTTCAAG AATCAACATGCCAAAACCTACGCATCCTCAGAGGAAGAAGCCctccgttttaaaatttttcaagaaaacctACAAATCATCGAAAATCACAATCGCCTCTTTGAGGCAGGATTAGCGACATACCAAATGGGTGTAACTACGTTTGCAGATTATAGCAAAGAGGAGTTTCAAGCCCTCTTGAAGCGCCAAAGCAAGGGCAAGCCTCTGTACCATAAAACGAAGTCTTTCCAGCCACCACTAAATCAAGGGGATTTACCGACCGCCGTTGATTGGAGGGATGTGGGAGCTGTTTCTAGGGTGAAAAATCAGGGAAGCTGTGGGTCTTGCTGGGCGTTCTCTGTA ACAGGAACACTTGAAAGTTTCTACTATTTAAGCTACAAAGAAAAAGTAGAATTTAGTGAACAACAACTGATTGATTGTGATAAGAGTAACAATGCTTGTAATGGTGGTGATGAATCTCCAGCCATggaatatttcatgaaaaatg GCATAGAAACTGAGGAAACATACCCTTATGTGGGAAAGAAGGAGGTTTGCAAGTATAAGAAATCGGATGTGAAAGCAGCTTTAGAGAACTACATTGCAATAGATGCAGGTGATGAGTATACACTTCTTATGGTAACGGGTCAGTTAGGACCTACCTCTATTGCCCTTGATGCATCAGAATTACAACATTATACCTCAG GAATATTTACCGGTACAACTTGCTCTCAAATCAGTACCAACCACGCTGTTCTGACCGTCGGTTATGACCATGATAAAGCAACAGACATGGATTATTGGATCGTGAAGAATTCCTGGGGAGAAAATTGGGGGGAAAGTGGTTATTTCAGGATAAGAAGGGGAACCAACGAGTGCGCCATTGCCATGGACAGTGTTTACCCATCTTTTGTCCTTCAACCCAATGGAACAATcgaggaaaattaa
- the LOC136346623 gene encoding uncharacterized protein produces MLPKVPPKVAIGSLFLILLINWICVTLIPTYFIYVMFHVKLSILRLHDYAYYMNEELKRKPNMADLEILKFLNNVVQRHVEIKRFNEYIFNSNKALHFFYICSGCMTVFVGVGLNFGVNYRTHMQGVHPTTPQSFPYYRYTTVNSIIIIASFMYFTIVLTDAAQEYIELGNNLAACINDLQWYEWPVNCQKMYLMMLIQFSMGIEVTLFVHVNVNRQLLKKLYRMVYTILNFAFSAKNQSQ; encoded by the exons atgttACCTAAGGTGCCGCCAA AGGTTGCTATTGGCAGTTTATTTTTGATCTTACTGATAAATTGGATTTGTGTGACACTGATACCAACATATTTTATCTACGTCATGTTCCATGTTAAGTTGTCAATACTGCGCTTGCATGATTATGCATATTACATGAATGaggaattaaaaagaaaaccaaACATGGCCGATTtggaaattctaaaatttttgaataacgtTGTTCAGAGGCACGTGGAAATCAAAAG attCAATGAATACATATTCAATTCAAATAAGGCTCTTCACTTCTTCTATATTTGCAGTGGATGTATGACAGTTTTCGTGGGCGTGGGATTAAATTTTGGGGTAAATTATAGAACTCATATGCAGGGCGTCCATCCAACAACTCCTCAGAGTTTT CCCTATTACCGGTATACTACCGTTAATAGCATCATTATAATAGCATCATTCATGTATTTTACAATTGTCCTTACTGATGCTGCCCAGGAGTACATTGAATTG ggGAATAACCTTGCTGCGTGCATAAATGATTTGCAATGGTACGAATGGCCAGTTAATTGCCAAAAAATGTATCTAATGATGTTAATACAATTTTCGATGGGTATAGAAGTAACGTTGTTTGTGCATGTCAATGTGAACAgacaattattgaaaaaa ctttaCCGTATGGTATATACTATTTTGAACTTCGCCTTTTCTGCAAAGAATCAGTCTCAATAG
- the LOC136346421 gene encoding Golgi to ER traffic protein 4 homolog, protein MATQGSRGVSRVLEKLENSIKNGQYYEAHQMYRTLYFRYLNQKKYTELKSMLYQGAMLFLEADQKSSGSDLALLLVDVLNKSEDVDCDSWSTKLSTIFAKIGSEHSSERETFLVQAVKWSAQGTSQGNPNLHQYIAKIYWEELNYPQARHHYIHSQDGKGCANLLIEFQMAKGFKSEVDLFIAQAVLQFLCLRNLITASQTFTIYTENHPRIRKTGPPYLLPLLNFLWFLLQAVETKKLQTFAVLCEQYQKSIQRDPCYVQYLDKIGQLFFGVKPPEEKKRGGLFGNIIDSFLGGLDDESDDDTAQANQTPSTSRQLFESSELD, encoded by the exons ATGGCGACGCAAGGAAGCCGAGGTGTTTCCAGAGTGttggaaaaattggaaaactccATAAAAAATGGGCAATATTACGAGGCTCACCAAATGTATCGAACGCTCTATTTTAG GTACTTGAATCAGAAGAAATATACCGAATTAAAAAGTATGCTCTATCAAGGGGCAATGCTGTTTTTGGAAGCTgatcag aaatcaTCTGGTTCGGATTTGGCTCTGCTGTTGGTAGATGTACTCAATAAATCAGAAGATGTTGACTGTGATTCTTGGTCTACAAAATTATCcacaatatttgcaaaaattggtTCAGAACATTCTAGTGAACGAGAAACATTCTTAGTCCAAGCAGTTAAGTGGTCAGCCCAAGGCACCAGTCAAGGAAATCCCAATTTACATCAA TACATAGCCAAGATATATTGGGAAGAACTAAACTACCCCCAAGCCAGACACCACTACATCCATTCCCAAGACGGCAAAGGCTGCGCTAATcttctaattgaatttcaaatggcCAAAGGTTTCAAAAGTGAAGTAGACTTATTCATCGCTCAGGCGGTTCTGCAATTTTTGTGCCTACGCAATTTAATTACTGCCAGTCAAACTTTTACGATTTACACGGAGAACCATCCAAGGATTCGGAAGACTGGACCACCCTATTTGTTGCCATTATTAAACTTTCTTTGGTTTTTACTACAGGCCGTAGAAAC caaaaaactGCAGACTTTCGCCGTCCTTTGCGAACAATATCAAAAGTCTATACAGAGAGATCCGTGTTACGTGCAGTATTTGGATAAAATAGGACAACTGTTTTTTGGCGTAAAGCCACCTGAAGAGAAGAAGCGTGGGGGATTGTTTGGGAATATCATAGACAGttttttag GAGGCCTAGATGACGAGAGTGACGACGATACAGCGCAAGCCAACCAAACTCCTTCCACTTCTCGTCAGCTTTTCGAAAGTAGCGAGCTtgattaa